Proteins from a single region of Metallibacterium scheffleri:
- the glk gene encoding glucokinase: MAAADMQPAPFLAADVGGTHARIGLVSPTGKRTEPVALLRYATYECAQFASLGEILRLFLADHALAPVCCGSIACAGYPEGEQVINSNLPWPVSIPELRAALGVRELALINDFQAMACATEFLGADDTTLIAGPAAVASGPVLVMGPGTGLGAAVRIPTESGRSIILSTEAGQAAFAPSTPRELAVLDRLLRKDAHVPVEQLVSGPGLHTIYRTLGLIEGSPAPLESPARVTDAAIAGTDALARDALDTFCGLLGSVVGDLILLYGAQGGVFMAGGILPQMRDFLQHSSFHARLLSKGPMRSVLAQVPVRLIEHGNLGVIGAASWFLQHRSGVLSVKDRM, translated from the coding sequence ATGGCTGCCGCAGACATGCAACCCGCGCCGTTTCTTGCGGCCGATGTCGGCGGGACCCATGCGCGCATCGGGCTGGTAAGCCCGACAGGCAAGCGCACAGAACCGGTTGCGCTGTTGCGTTATGCAACCTACGAGTGTGCGCAGTTCGCCAGCCTGGGCGAGATCCTGCGCCTTTTCCTGGCAGACCACGCCTTGGCGCCGGTGTGCTGCGGATCGATCGCCTGCGCGGGCTATCCCGAGGGCGAGCAAGTCATCAACAGCAACCTGCCGTGGCCGGTTTCGATCCCCGAACTGCGCGCAGCGCTGGGTGTTCGCGAGCTTGCCCTGATCAATGATTTTCAGGCGATGGCGTGTGCGACAGAATTTCTCGGCGCGGATGACACGACGCTGATCGCCGGTCCTGCCGCTGTGGCGAGCGGCCCCGTGCTCGTCATGGGACCAGGCACGGGACTCGGCGCTGCCGTGCGCATCCCGACAGAAAGCGGACGCTCGATCATCCTTTCGACCGAGGCCGGCCAGGCAGCCTTCGCGCCTTCGACGCCGCGCGAACTCGCGGTTCTCGATCGACTGCTCCGCAAGGATGCTCATGTGCCGGTCGAGCAACTTGTGTCCGGTCCCGGCCTGCACACGATCTATCGCACGCTCGGCTTGATCGAAGGAAGCCCGGCGCCGCTTGAGTCACCCGCACGAGTCACCGACGCTGCTATCGCTGGCACTGATGCACTGGCGCGCGATGCGCTGGATACGTTCTGCGGATTGCTGGGCAGCGTCGTCGGCGACCTGATTCTGCTCTATGGCGCGCAAGGCGGAGTGTTCATGGCGGGCGGCATCCTGCCGCAGATGCGCGATTTTTTGCAGCACAGCAGCTTTCACGCACGCCTGCTCAGCAAAGGTCCGATGCGCAGCGTGCTCGCGCAGGTTCCCGTGCGTCTGATCGAGCACGGCAACCTCGGCGTGATCGGGGCTGCGTCCTGGTTTTTGCAACACCGATCTGGAGTTTTATCCGTCAAGGACAGGATGTGA
- a CDS encoding TonB-dependent receptor yields the protein MKFTASILSASILAALCVAVPVHAQDTGTADANGKNDSSKVTTLATIKVVGLRQSLKKSLETERNSDAIINVITAEDIGKFPATNVAEALAQMPGVTIDRVLGATQRVSIDGMDPSLNLSFLDGHPVAQALWLYGDSPNRGFNYSLLPPEILGNLEIYKSPEARLPSGSIGGTIIMHTLEPLNLPANTLRASVGYNYNDMVSKGKPDVSLIYSWKNKNDTWGIDVAAEHYEQVTNRQGEEIFGYTPVSTIATVNPAVAAQIANGQIQSTAIMPNEINSANFQQTEKRTSFISNIQFRPNNQFEATLGLMYLRDQLNNYNQSMYAFPTWLASTQQGISGLVQGPNGVIIAGSQCDPSTQPTCPTGAAGATVFDNNARRATVTTKGIDLRAAYHGYGWKLSGQAGVSSSHDPITQAFIEPVYFGGYNWSLSQGFNFSNPAAAQNPANWAGYYFMGNYGSLPYYARDNYAQADFKYDLNGFFNDFRVGVRWAVHHEGQTLDVYTGVPVATLAGIGAGPLTNLSGLSSLNFFPGSVFHVQPSGPDAIYNYVLATPGLFNNLYAPYVYDNTFGVAQKSEAGYAQLDFGNDDGVRGNLGVRLVHTIIDASGFVISQADVGTLPAPPGSYQTVGNTHTNILPSFNIAYNLTPDVILRGAAAETIAWAPYNQETPYTETNDTVLTGTGGNAHLDPYKSYNFNTSVAWYFNDQSVLAFSVFYKDLSNYITQGTGIEQLYNGLYQTAPNLYAQLPAGSCNATGICNYSIIRPQNGGRADVKGLEVSYQQPFAHTGFGLRTNLTYTDGSTHTGGLLPYNSKLSYTLSPYFEKGPLTASVTYSWQSKYLAGGYVAGAPSVMVAPWAELDFDATYQFSHHFSVSFDALNLLDSTYKEYAEGNPTEIYARYKSGREYLARLNYKF from the coding sequence ATGAAATTCACCGCATCGATTCTTTCGGCAAGCATTCTCGCAGCACTTTGCGTCGCAGTTCCGGTCCATGCGCAAGACACCGGGACGGCTGATGCCAACGGTAAAAACGACAGCAGCAAGGTCACGACGCTGGCGACGATCAAGGTGGTCGGCTTGCGCCAGAGCCTGAAGAAGTCGCTGGAGACCGAGCGCAACTCCGACGCCATCATCAACGTCATCACTGCGGAGGATATCGGCAAGTTCCCGGCGACCAACGTCGCCGAAGCGCTGGCGCAGATGCCTGGCGTCACCATCGACCGCGTGCTCGGCGCCACCCAGCGCGTCAGCATCGATGGCATGGACCCGAGCCTCAACCTGAGTTTTCTCGACGGCCACCCGGTCGCGCAAGCGCTGTGGCTGTATGGCGATTCGCCCAACCGTGGCTTCAACTACTCGCTGTTGCCGCCGGAAATTCTGGGCAATCTGGAGATCTACAAGAGCCCCGAGGCGCGCCTGCCATCAGGCAGCATCGGCGGCACCATCATCATGCACACGCTGGAGCCGCTCAATCTGCCAGCCAACACGCTGCGCGCATCGGTGGGCTACAACTACAACGACATGGTCAGCAAGGGCAAACCGGATGTATCGCTGATCTACAGCTGGAAAAACAAGAACGACACCTGGGGTATCGACGTGGCGGCCGAGCACTACGAACAGGTCACCAATCGCCAGGGCGAGGAAATCTTCGGCTACACCCCGGTATCGACCATTGCCACTGTCAATCCTGCGGTGGCTGCGCAGATCGCCAATGGCCAGATCCAGTCCACGGCGATCATGCCCAACGAGATCAATTCGGCGAACTTCCAGCAGACGGAAAAGCGCACGAGCTTCATCAGCAACATCCAGTTCCGGCCCAACAACCAGTTCGAAGCAACCCTGGGCCTGATGTACCTGCGCGATCAGCTCAACAACTACAACCAGTCGATGTATGCGTTCCCGACCTGGCTGGCCAGCACGCAACAAGGTATCAGCGGATTGGTACAGGGTCCCAACGGGGTGATCATCGCCGGCAGTCAGTGTGATCCGTCCACGCAGCCCACCTGCCCGACCGGTGCCGCTGGCGCGACGGTGTTCGACAATAACGCGCGGCGTGCCACAGTGACCACCAAGGGCATCGATCTGCGCGCTGCCTATCATGGATACGGCTGGAAGCTGAGTGGCCAAGCCGGCGTCAGCAGTTCGCATGATCCGATCACCCAAGCCTTCATCGAGCCGGTGTATTTCGGTGGCTACAATTGGAGCCTCAGCCAGGGTTTCAACTTCAGCAACCCCGCGGCGGCACAGAATCCGGCCAACTGGGCTGGCTATTACTTCATGGGCAACTACGGCAGTCTGCCCTACTACGCCCGCGACAACTATGCGCAAGCCGACTTCAAGTATGACCTTAACGGGTTCTTCAACGACTTCCGCGTGGGTGTGCGCTGGGCCGTGCATCATGAAGGCCAGACGCTGGATGTTTACACTGGTGTTCCAGTGGCAACGCTGGCCGGCATCGGAGCGGGGCCGCTGACCAACCTGTCGGGCTTGTCCAGCCTCAATTTCTTCCCCGGCAGCGTGTTCCACGTGCAGCCATCCGGACCAGACGCGATCTACAACTATGTGCTGGCGACACCGGGCTTGTTCAACAATCTGTATGCGCCTTATGTCTACGACAACACATTTGGCGTGGCGCAGAAGAGCGAGGCGGGTTATGCACAGCTCGATTTCGGCAATGACGACGGTGTGCGCGGCAATCTGGGCGTGCGCCTCGTGCATACCATCATTGATGCGTCAGGCTTTGTCATCAGCCAAGCTGACGTTGGCACCCTGCCAGCACCCCCTGGCAGCTATCAGACCGTCGGCAATACACACACCAACATCCTGCCGTCGTTCAACATTGCCTACAACCTGACTCCGGATGTAATCCTGCGCGGCGCTGCGGCGGAGACCATCGCCTGGGCGCCATACAACCAGGAAACGCCGTACACCGAAACCAACGATACGGTGCTGACTGGCACAGGTGGCAACGCGCACCTCGATCCCTACAAGTCGTACAACTTCAACACCTCGGTCGCGTGGTATTTCAACGACCAGTCAGTGCTGGCGTTCTCGGTGTTCTATAAAGATCTCAGCAACTACATCACACAGGGCACGGGGATCGAACAGCTCTACAACGGCTTGTACCAGACCGCGCCCAATCTCTACGCCCAGTTGCCCGCCGGCAGCTGCAACGCGACCGGCATTTGCAACTACAGCATCATCCGGCCACAGAATGGCGGACGCGCCGATGTGAAGGGTCTTGAAGTTAGTTACCAGCAGCCGTTCGCGCATACGGGTTTCGGCTTGCGGACCAATCTCACCTACACCGACGGCAGCACGCATACCGGCGGTCTGCTGCCCTACAACTCGAAGTTGTCGTACACCCTGAGTCCTTACTTCGAGAAAGGCCCGCTGACCGCAAGTGTCACCTACAGCTGGCAGAGCAAGTATCTGGCGGGCGGCTATGTGGCGGGTGCGCCCAGCGTGATGGTGGCCCCGTGGGCTGAGCTGGACTTCGACGCGACGTATCAGTTCAGCCATCACTTCTCGGTGAGTTTCGATGCGCTGAATCTTCTGGATTCGACCTACAAGGAGTATGCCGAAGGCAATCCGACGGAGATTTACGCGCGTTACAAGAGTGGCCGCGAGTATCTGGCGCGGTTGAATTACAAGTTCTGA
- a CDS encoding glycoside hydrolase family 18 protein, whose protein sequence is MNPIRCRNVFLFRSSLLVMAGIGLLAAGSIFARTTAVAPDYRVVGYVTRWNPSENDQLHMINTLIFAFAEIKHGHVVLAPEAAARLREIVALKAIDPRLRVEISIGGWGAGGFSEAASTPAGRREFARTAADLVVATGADGIDVDWEYPGSSQSGIKSSPHDRADFTLLLKDVRAALNAAETAHGHAMTRHYTLSIAIADGPFVKGIDIPAVSRYVSWFNLMTYDFVNALTPTTGNHTALYASRWAPATARTTNRAVRQFLAAGVPAHKLVIGVAFYGRAFADVRPVHHGMYQPYGHFVAMIAWPKLVSGYINKNGFKRYWGSRAMAAYLWNQKTRTFITYEDPQSIAAKDVYVKANHLGGVMYWEQSLDPGGTLLKAIYRGLQ, encoded by the coding sequence ATGAATCCGATTCGCTGCCGTAACGTGTTCTTGTTCCGCAGCAGCCTGCTGGTAATGGCGGGCATCGGCTTGCTGGCCGCGGGCAGCATCTTCGCCAGGACAACAGCGGTCGCGCCGGACTATCGGGTGGTGGGCTATGTGACACGGTGGAATCCTTCCGAGAACGATCAGTTGCACATGATCAACACGCTGATCTTCGCTTTTGCAGAGATCAAGCACGGTCATGTCGTGCTTGCTCCGGAAGCCGCCGCGCGACTGCGCGAGATCGTGGCGTTGAAGGCTATCGATCCGCGGCTCAGAGTGGAAATCTCTATCGGCGGCTGGGGCGCGGGCGGGTTTTCCGAGGCGGCCAGCACGCCTGCAGGGCGGCGCGAGTTCGCGCGCACCGCCGCCGATCTGGTGGTCGCGACAGGCGCGGATGGCATCGACGTGGACTGGGAATATCCCGGCAGCAGCCAGTCGGGCATCAAGTCCAGTCCGCATGATCGTGCCGATTTCACCTTGCTGCTCAAGGACGTTCGCGCCGCATTGAATGCGGCCGAGACAGCGCACGGACATGCAATGACCCGTCACTACACGCTGAGCATCGCGATCGCGGATGGTCCTTTCGTCAAGGGCATCGACATCCCCGCGGTCAGTCGCTACGTCAGTTGGTTCAACCTGATGACCTACGATTTCGTCAATGCGCTGACGCCGACCACCGGAAACCACACCGCGCTCTATGCGTCGCGCTGGGCGCCGGCAACAGCACGTACCACTAATCGCGCCGTGCGCCAGTTCCTGGCTGCGGGTGTCCCTGCGCACAAGCTCGTCATCGGCGTCGCGTTCTATGGGCGCGCGTTCGCCGACGTGCGCCCTGTGCACCACGGCATGTACCAGCCCTATGGCCACTTCGTCGCCATGATCGCGTGGCCCAAACTGGTCAGCGGTTACATCAACAAGAATGGATTCAAGCGCTACTGGGGCTCCAGGGCCATGGCGGCGTACCTTTGGAACCAGAAGACGCGCACATTCATCACCTATGAAGATCCGCAATCGATCGCAGCCAAGGATGTCTACGTCAAGGCCAACCATCTGGGAGGCGTGATGTACTGGGAGCAAAGCCTCGATCCGGGCGGTACCTTGCTCAAGGCGATCTACCGCGGATTGCAGTGA
- a CDS encoding SPOR domain-containing protein, which yields MADKRKKQAVRSGGVPAWMLVGIGILIGAGGMGYVAHRGWIPSLRSNAGPEANPNATAPGAGEGGIAEAGTAKKPSFDFYQVLPGKEVVIPDAELSAKAKAETQAQAAAAAATPQPVAPGATPAVASTRVTPAAVGPATSSGGYVLQVGAFPDNAKAQAVKAKLALQGFVAHVQVVKIGQQTWYRVRLGPYANAAQLEKIKHQLSGAGIPTIALKENG from the coding sequence ATGGCAGACAAACGCAAGAAGCAGGCCGTGCGCAGCGGTGGCGTGCCGGCCTGGATGCTGGTCGGCATCGGCATCCTGATCGGCGCCGGCGGCATGGGCTACGTCGCGCATCGCGGCTGGATTCCCAGCCTGCGCAGCAATGCCGGCCCCGAGGCCAATCCCAACGCCACGGCACCGGGCGCCGGCGAGGGCGGCATCGCCGAAGCGGGTACGGCGAAAAAGCCCAGCTTCGATTTTTATCAGGTGCTGCCGGGCAAGGAAGTGGTGATCCCCGACGCCGAACTCAGCGCCAAGGCCAAGGCCGAGACGCAAGCGCAAGCGGCTGCAGCCGCCGCCACGCCACAGCCGGTCGCGCCCGGCGCCACGCCCGCCGTGGCCAGCACGCGCGTCACACCCGCCGCGGTCGGCCCAGCCACCAGCAGCGGCGGCTATGTGCTGCAAGTCGGCGCTTTCCCCGACAACGCCAAGGCGCAAGCGGTCAAGGCCAAGCTGGCCTTGCAGGGTTTCGTCGCCCACGTGCAGGTAGTCAAGATCGGCCAGCAGACCTGGTACCGCGTGCGTCTCGGCCCCTATGCCAATGCCGCGCAGCTGGAAAAGATCAAGCACCAGCTCAGCGGCGCCGGCATTCCGACCATCGCGCTGAAGGAAAACGGCTGA
- the argS gene encoding arginine--tRNA ligase: MKDLLRSLLDTALATLLRDARLPALEALPDYTLERSKTRAHGDFACNVALLLARPARMNPRALAEALVAALPAHALLARAEVAGPGFINLFLAPAAYHAEVLRALREGARYGHNAQGRGRRVNVEFVSANPTGPLHVGHGRAAAQGDCIARLLEASGWAVTREFYYNDAGAQIMNLALSVQARARGLGPDSDGWPADGYRGDYISELARRYLARDSATVEGHTVHASAEADDLDAIRRFAVAALRHEQNLDLEAFGVRFDVYFLESSLYAEGKVEETVRALIAHGHTYEDGGALWLRSTDFGDDKDRVMRKSDGSYTYFVPDVAYHLSKWQRGYVRAITELGADHHGSLARVRAGLQALDCGIPAGYPDYVLHQMVTVMRGGEEVKLSKRAGSYVTLRDLIDEVGRDATRWFLAARKADSQLTFDIDLARAQSNDNPVFYVQYAHARIASVLRQAGARDMPHDAARGAAALLRLDSTTAQALLWEISRYPEVVDTAARDLQPQQIAQFLGEIAYAFHTWYNAEPFLVEDAELRDARLLLARATQQVLGNGLGLLGVSAPEHM, from the coding sequence GTGAAAGACCTGTTGCGCTCCCTGCTGGATACCGCCCTCGCCACCCTGTTGCGCGATGCGCGCCTGCCGGCGCTGGAGGCGTTGCCCGACTACACGCTGGAACGCAGCAAGACACGCGCGCACGGTGATTTCGCCTGCAACGTGGCGCTGTTGCTGGCCAGGCCGGCGCGCATGAATCCGCGCGCACTGGCCGAAGCGCTGGTGGCGGCGCTGCCGGCGCATGCGCTGCTGGCGCGCGCCGAGGTCGCCGGGCCTGGCTTCATCAATCTGTTTCTGGCGCCAGCGGCGTATCACGCCGAAGTGCTGCGCGCGCTGCGCGAAGGCGCGCGTTATGGCCACAACGCGCAGGGTCGGGGGCGGCGCGTGAACGTGGAATTCGTCTCCGCCAATCCGACCGGGCCGCTGCATGTCGGCCACGGCCGTGCCGCGGCGCAGGGCGATTGCATCGCGCGCCTGCTCGAAGCCAGCGGCTGGGCGGTGACTCGCGAGTTCTATTACAACGACGCCGGTGCGCAGATCATGAATCTGGCACTGTCGGTGCAGGCGCGCGCGCGCGGCCTCGGCCCTGACTCGGACGGTTGGCCCGCCGACGGTTATCGCGGCGATTACATCAGCGAGCTGGCACGGCGCTACCTGGCACGCGACAGCGCCACCGTCGAGGGCCATACCGTTCACGCCAGCGCTGAGGCGGACGATCTCGACGCCATCCGTCGTTTCGCCGTGGCCGCCCTGCGCCATGAGCAGAACCTCGACCTGGAAGCCTTCGGCGTGCGCTTCGATGTGTATTTCCTCGAATCCTCGCTGTATGCCGAGGGCAAGGTCGAGGAAACCGTGCGCGCGCTGATCGCCCACGGCCACACCTACGAAGACGGTGGTGCGCTGTGGCTGCGCAGCACCGATTTCGGCGACGACAAGGACCGCGTGATGCGCAAGTCCGACGGCAGTTACACCTACTTCGTGCCGGATGTGGCCTACCACCTCAGCAAGTGGCAGCGCGGCTATGTGCGCGCGATCACCGAGCTGGGCGCCGATCACCACGGCTCGCTGGCGCGGGTGCGCGCTGGCCTGCAGGCGCTGGACTGCGGCATTCCCGCCGGCTACCCCGACTACGTGCTGCACCAGATGGTGACGGTGATGCGCGGCGGCGAGGAGGTGAAGCTGTCCAAGCGCGCCGGCAGCTACGTGACCCTGCGCGACCTGATCGACGAGGTCGGCCGCGACGCCACGCGCTGGTTCCTGGCGGCGCGCAAGGCCGACTCGCAGCTCACCTTCGACATCGATCTGGCGCGCGCGCAAAGCAACGACAATCCGGTGTTCTACGTGCAATACGCGCACGCGCGCATTGCCAGCGTGCTGCGTCAGGCGGGCGCGCGCGACATGCCGCACGACGCGGCGCGCGGCGCGGCCGCGCTGTTGCGTCTGGACAGCACGACGGCGCAGGCGCTGCTGTGGGAGATCTCGCGCTATCCCGAGGTAGTGGACACCGCCGCACGCGATCTGCAGCCGCAGCAGATCGCGCAGTTTCTGGGCGAAATCGCCTACGCTTTCCATACTTGGTACAACGCCGAACCGTTTCTGGTCGAGGACGCCGAGCTGCGCGATGCACGCCTGCTGCTGGCGCGCGCGACGCAGCAGGTGCTCGGCAACGGTCTCGGCCTGCTGGGCGTATCCGCCCCGGAGCACATGTGA
- the def gene encoding peptide deformylase, which yields MARLEILEFPDPRLRTVAQPVKHFDAALAQLVRDMFETMYAAPGIGLAATQVNVHQRILICDVSEDHDQPLALVNPRILALDGAQTYQEGCLSVPSIFADIDRALMVTVEAEDIEGKTFTLKASDLLAVCIQHEMDHLQGKLFVDYLSPLKREMVRRKLDKRHRQAATA from the coding sequence ATGGCCAGACTTGAAATCCTCGAATTCCCCGACCCGCGCCTGCGCACCGTGGCGCAGCCGGTCAAGCATTTCGACGCCGCGCTGGCGCAACTGGTGCGCGACATGTTCGAGACCATGTATGCCGCGCCGGGCATTGGCTTGGCGGCGACCCAGGTCAATGTGCACCAGCGCATATTGATATGCGACGTCAGCGAGGATCACGACCAGCCCCTGGCCCTGGTCAACCCGCGCATCCTCGCCCTGGATGGCGCGCAGACCTACCAGGAGGGCTGCCTGTCGGTGCCGAGCATCTTTGCGGATATTGATCGCGCGCTGATGGTGACCGTCGAGGCCGAGGATATCGAAGGCAAAACGTTCACCCTCAAGGCCAGCGACCTGCTTGCCGTGTGTATCCAGCACGAGATGGATCACCTGCAGGGCAAGTTGTTCGTCGATTACCTCTCGCCGCTCAAGCGCGAGATGGTGCGGCGCAAACTGGACAAGCGGCATCGTCAGGCCGCCACGGCCTGA